In one Pseudomonas fitomaticsae genomic region, the following are encoded:
- a CDS encoding valine--tRNA ligase, giving the protein MDKTYQPHAIETSWYNTWESENYFAPQGAGDSYTIMIPPPNVTGSLHMGHGFNNAIMDALIRFRRMQGRNTLWQPGTDHAGIATQMLVERQLEAQGQNRHDLGREKFLEKVWEWKDQSGGNISRQIRRLGSSVDWSRERFTMDDGLSEAVKEAFVRLHEDGLIYRGKRLVNWDTKLHTAISDLEVENHDEKGFLWNLKYPLADGAKTAEGNDFLIVATTRPETMLGDSAVAVNPNDERYKALIGKFVELPLVGRRIPIIADDYCDPEFGTGCVKITPAHDFNDYEVGKRHNLPLLNIFDKNANVLPAAQVFNLDGTLNDSIDGKIPAEYAGLERFEARKQIVAAFDAAGLLVSVDDHNLKVPKGDRSGTVIEPWLTDQWYVSTKPLAEPAIAAVEDGRIQFVPKQYENMYFSWMRDIQDWCISRQLWWGHRIPAWYDESGKVYVGRDEAEVRAKHNLGADVALQQDNDVLDTWFSSGLWTFSTLGWPEKTEFLKKFHSTDVLVTGFDIIFFWVARMIMLTMHLIKNEDGTPQVPFKTVYVHGLVRDGQGQKMSKSKGNVLDPLDIIDGIELETLVQKRTSGLMQPKLAKKIEKQTRDEFADGIASYGTDALRFTFCSLASTGRDIKFDMGRVEGYRNFCNKIWNAARYVLDKGEDCGQNGEAYELSLADRWIISQLQRTEAEVTRQLDQFRFDLAAQALYEFIWNQYCDWYLELSKPVLWDENAPVERQRGTRRTLVRVLEVALRLAHPFMPFITEEIWQRIAPLAGIQGKTIMLQAWPVANEERIDPAAEDDIEWLKGLMLGTRNIRGEMNIGPGKPLPIYLKNVTAEDQRRLTENEALLKKLARLESITVLAAGEEAPLSATALVGEMEVLVPMAGLIDKNAELARLDKEILRLQGEVQRVGGKLSNAGFVDKAPAEVIEKERAKLAEAEQALAKLAEQHARIASL; this is encoded by the coding sequence ATGGATAAGACCTACCAGCCGCACGCCATTGAAACTTCCTGGTACAACACCTGGGAGTCCGAGAACTACTTCGCCCCGCAAGGCGCGGGCGACTCCTACACCATCATGATCCCGCCGCCGAACGTCACCGGCAGCCTGCACATGGGTCACGGTTTCAACAACGCGATCATGGACGCCCTGATCCGTTTCCGTCGCATGCAGGGTCGCAACACCCTGTGGCAGCCGGGCACCGACCACGCCGGTATCGCCACGCAGATGCTGGTGGAGCGTCAACTGGAAGCCCAGGGCCAGAACCGCCACGATCTGGGCCGCGAAAAATTCCTCGAGAAAGTCTGGGAATGGAAGGATCAGTCCGGCGGCAACATCAGCCGGCAGATCCGCCGTCTCGGCTCGTCCGTGGACTGGAGCCGCGAGCGCTTCACCATGGACGACGGCCTCTCGGAAGCCGTTAAGGAAGCCTTCGTGCGCCTGCACGAAGACGGTCTGATCTATCGCGGCAAGCGCTTGGTCAACTGGGACACCAAGCTGCACACGGCGATTTCCGACCTCGAAGTGGAAAACCACGACGAGAAAGGTTTCCTGTGGAACCTGAAGTACCCGCTGGCCGACGGCGCGAAAACCGCTGAAGGCAACGATTTCCTGATCGTCGCGACCACCCGTCCGGAAACCATGCTCGGCGACTCCGCCGTCGCGGTGAACCCGAACGACGAGCGCTACAAAGCCCTGATCGGCAAGTTTGTCGAGCTGCCGCTGGTCGGCCGCCGCATCCCGATCATCGCCGACGATTACTGCGATCCTGAATTCGGCACCGGCTGCGTGAAAATCACCCCGGCCCACGATTTCAACGACTACGAAGTCGGCAAGCGCCACAACCTGCCGCTGCTGAACATCTTCGACAAGAACGCCAACGTGCTGCCGGCAGCGCAGGTGTTCAACCTCGACGGCACGCTGAACGACAGCATCGACGGCAAGATTCCGGCCGAGTACGCCGGTCTCGAGCGTTTCGAAGCGCGCAAGCAGATCGTTGCCGCGTTCGACGCGGCCGGCCTGCTGGTCAGCGTCGACGACCACAACCTGAAAGTGCCGAAAGGCGACCGCTCCGGCACCGTCATCGAGCCGTGGCTGACCGACCAGTGGTACGTGTCCACCAAGCCGCTGGCCGAGCCTGCGATTGCTGCCGTTGAAGACGGCCGTATCCAGTTCGTGCCGAAGCAGTACGAAAACATGTACTTCTCGTGGATGCGCGACATCCAGGACTGGTGCATCAGCCGTCAGCTGTGGTGGGGCCACCGGATTCCGGCCTGGTACGACGAGTCGGGCAAGGTCTACGTCGGTCGCGACGAAGCCGAAGTGCGCGCCAAGCACAACTTGGGTGCCGACGTTGCGCTGCAACAGGACAACGACGTTCTCGACACCTGGTTCAGTTCGGGCCTGTGGACCTTCTCCACCCTGGGCTGGCCGGAAAAGACCGAGTTCCTGAAGAAATTCCACTCCACCGACGTGCTGGTCACCGGTTTCGACATCATTTTCTTCTGGGTTGCCCGGATGATCATGCTGACGATGCACCTGATCAAGAACGAGGACGGCACGCCGCAGGTTCCGTTCAAGACCGTTTACGTGCACGGTCTGGTGCGTGATGGCCAGGGCCAGAAGATGTCCAAGTCCAAGGGCAACGTCCTGGACCCGCTGGACATCATCGACGGCATCGAGCTCGAAACCCTGGTGCAGAAACGCACTTCCGGTCTGATGCAGCCGAAACTGGCGAAGAAGATCGAGAAGCAGACCCGCGACGAGTTCGCCGACGGCATCGCCAGCTACGGCACCGACGCCCTGCGCTTCACCTTCTGCTCGCTGGCGTCCACCGGTCGCGACATCAAGTTCGACATGGGCCGCGTCGAAGGCTATCGCAACTTCTGCAACAAGATCTGGAACGCCGCGCGTTATGTTCTGGACAAGGGCGAAGACTGCGGCCAGAACGGCGAAGCCTACGAGCTGTCGCTGGCGGATCGCTGGATCATCTCGCAGCTGCAACGCACCGAAGCCGAAGTGACCCGCCAACTGGACCAGTTCCGTTTCGACCTGGCGGCGCAAGCGCTGTACGAGTTCATCTGGAACCAGTACTGCGACTGGTACCTGGAATTGTCCAAGCCAGTGCTGTGGGACGAAAACGCGCCGGTCGAGCGTCAGCGCGGCACTCGCCGCACGCTGGTGCGCGTACTGGAAGTGGCGCTGCGTCTGGCGCATCCGTTCATGCCGTTCATCACTGAAGAAATCTGGCAGCGCATCGCGCCGCTGGCCGGCATTCAGGGCAAGACGATCATGCTGCAAGCGTGGCCGGTGGCCAACGAAGAGCGCATCGATCCGGCGGCCGAAGACGACATCGAATGGCTCAAGGGCCTGATGCTCGGCACGCGTAACATCCGTGGCGAAATGAACATCGGCCCGGGCAAACCGCTGCCGATCTACCTGAAAAACGTCACCGCTGAAGACCAGCGCCGCCTGACCGAGAACGAAGCGCTGCTGAAGAAGCTGGCGCGTCTGGAATCGATCACCGTACTGGCGGCCGGCGAAGAAGCTCCGCTGTCCGCCACCGCACTGGTTGGCGAGATGGAAGTGCTGGTGCCGATGGCTGGCCTGATCGACAAGAACGCCGAGCTGGCGCGTCTGGACAAGGAAATCCTGCGTCTGCAGGGCGAAGTCCAGCGCGTTGGCGGCAAGCTGTCCAACGCCGGTTTCGTTGACAAGGCCCCGGCCGAAGTCATCGAGAAGGAACGCGCCAAACTGGCCGAAGCCGAACAGGCGCTGGCCAAGCTGGCCGAGCAGCACGCGCGGATTGCCAGTCTGTAA